One genomic segment of Anguilla anguilla isolate fAngAng1 chromosome 2, fAngAng1.pri, whole genome shotgun sequence includes these proteins:
- the rnaseh2a gene encoding ribonuclease H2 subunit A, whose amino-acid sequence MDLSDFEADNSVSCRLSSAIPDICRTTDCCLGIDEAGRGPVLGPMVYGICFCPIDRKEDLKELKVADSKTLTEVERENLFCKLDEAKSFVGWALQILSPNTISTSMLQRAKYNLNALSHDAAIGLVQYALDCGVQLKEVFVDTVGPAEKYQDKLSQRFPGVEVTVRPKADSLFPIVSAASICAKVARDHAVTSWGFVEDLGDVDTDYGSGYPNDPKTKSWLLKHLDPVFGYPQFVRFSWSTAKTILDDKAVPVHWDDDEEGGEKAAARMNCASMLSYFGKSRTSARETHRFFSERRLQSLDSL is encoded by the exons ATGGATCTGAGTGACTTTGAAGCTGACAACTCCGTCAGCTGTCGTCTGTCCTCCGCCATTCCGGACATCTGCCGGACAACTGACTGCTGCCTGGGCATCGACGAGGCGGGCAGAGGACCCGTGCTTG GGCCCATGGTTTATGGAATATGCTTCTGCCCCATTGACAGAAAGGAGGATCTGAAGGAGCTGAAGGTAGCAG atTCAAAGACACTGACAGAAGTGGAGAGGGAGAATCTCTTCTGCAAGCTGGATGAGGCAAAGAGTTTTGTGGGCTGGGCCCTGCAGATCCTTTCCCCCAACACCATCTCCACCAGCATGCTGCAGAG ggCCAAGTACAATCTGAACGCGCTGTCCCACGACGCGGCCATCGGCCTGGTGCAGTACGCCCTGGACTGCGGAGTGCAGCTCAAAGAG gTGTTTGTGGACACCGTGGGCCCGGCGGAGAAGTACCAGGACAAGCTGTCCCAGAGGTTCCCCGGGGTGGAGGTGACCGTGCGCCCCAAAGCTGACTCTCTGTTCCCCATCGTCAGCGCTGCGAGCATCTGTGCCAAG GTTGCCAGGGACCATGCAGTCACATCTTGGGGATTTGTGGAAGACCTTGGTGATGTGGACACTGATTATGGCTCAGGATATCCTAATG ACCCAAAGACCAAGAGCTGGCTGCTCAAGCATCTGGACCCTGTGTTTGGCTACCCGCAGTTTGTGAGGTTCAGCTGGAGCACCGCAAAGACCATCCTGGACGACAAGGCCGTGCCCGTTCActg gGACGATGACGAGGAGGGCGGAGAGAAGGCAGCCGCTCGGATGAACTGCGCGTCCATGCTGTCCTACTTTGGGAAGAGCCGGACCTCCGCCCGGGAGACACACCGCTTCTTCTCTGAAAGGAGGCTGCAGAGCCTGGACTCACTGTGA